A window of Corvus cornix cornix isolate S_Up_H32 chromosome 4, ASM73873v5, whole genome shotgun sequence contains these coding sequences:
- the UBE2K gene encoding ubiquitin-conjugating enzyme E2 K isoform X2 yields the protein MTLRTVLLSLQALLAAAEPDDPQDAVVANQYKQNPEMFKQTARLWAHVYAGAPVSSPEYTKKIENLCAMGFDRNAVIVALSSKSWDVETATELLLSN from the exons ATGACTCTAAGAACAGTGTTGTTATCACTGCAAGCATTGTTGGCAGCTGCAGAACCAGATGATCCACAAGATGCGGTAGTGGCAAACCAG TacaaacaaaatccagaaaTGTTTAAACAGACAGCTCGACTTTGGGCACATGTGTATGCTGGAGCACCAGTTTCTAGTCCAGAATACaccaaaaaaatagaaaaccttTGTGCTATGGGCTTTGATAGG AATGCAGTAATAGTGGCCTTGTCTTCAAAATCATGGGATGTAGAGACTGCAACAGAATTACTCCTGAGTAACTGA